The proteins below are encoded in one region of Aequorivita iocasae:
- the ccoN gene encoding cytochrome-c oxidase, cbb3-type subunit I — protein sequence MQTEQFYYDNKIVKKFINATIFWGIIGMSIGLLLAYMFLFPNMTDGVSWLSFGRLRPLHTNAVIFAFVGNAIFAGVYYSTQRLLKARMWSDFLSNLNFWGWQAIIVGAAITLPLGYTTSKEYAELEWPFDIAIAVIWVAFGLNLIMTMVKRRQRHLYVAIWFYLATFVTVAVLHIVNSMELPVSALKSYSAYSGVQDALVQWWYGHNAVAFFLTTPFLGLMYYFVPKAANRPVYSYRLSIVHFWSLIFIYIWAGPHHLLYTALPEWAQNLGVAFSVMLIAPSWGGMINGLLTLRGAWDKVRVDPVLKFMVVAITGYGMATFEGPMLSLKNVNAIAHFSDWIIAHVHVGALAWNGFLTFGMIYWLVPRLFKTKLYSIKLANAHFWIGTLGIIMYALPMYVAGFMQASMWNQFNPDGTLTYGNFLETVTEIIPMYWMRAIGGSLYITGAFIALYNVVMTARRGSKVTDELAEAAPLTPVTKRQTSGEGYHTWLERRPIKLTIYATIAILIGGAVQIIPSLMVDDYVPVISSVKPYTPLELEGRDIYIREGCVGCHSQMIRPFRSEVERYGEYSKSGEYVYDHPFLWGSKRTGPDLHRVGGKYSDNWHLNHMYDPQSTSSGSIMPSYKWLINTELDKSDTETKMRAMVSLGVPYTEEEIARAQEWMDEQGTQIEKNLYSDPDFVSTYEASKKYAEENGEDFIEMKDREIVAVIAYLQRLGTDIKVQTTEDASAKNE from the coding sequence ATGCAAACAGAACAGTTTTACTATGACAACAAGATTGTCAAAAAATTCATCAATGCAACCATTTTTTGGGGTATCATTGGTATGAGCATAGGCTTGCTGCTAGCCTATATGTTTTTGTTCCCAAACATGACTGATGGTGTTTCCTGGCTCAGTTTTGGGCGTTTAAGACCCTTGCACACGAATGCGGTAATTTTCGCTTTTGTGGGTAATGCCATTTTTGCGGGAGTCTATTACTCCACCCAACGCTTGCTGAAAGCACGAATGTGGAGTGATTTTTTAAGTAACTTGAACTTTTGGGGCTGGCAGGCCATAATTGTTGGTGCTGCTATTACGCTTCCATTGGGTTACACAACCTCAAAGGAATATGCCGAACTCGAGTGGCCCTTTGATATTGCCATTGCGGTAATATGGGTAGCTTTTGGTCTAAACCTAATTATGACAATGGTTAAAAGACGTCAGCGCCACTTATATGTGGCCATCTGGTTCTATTTGGCAACCTTTGTTACAGTAGCTGTTTTGCACATAGTAAATAGCATGGAGCTTCCCGTATCTGCGCTTAAAAGTTATTCGGCGTATTCTGGCGTTCAGGATGCTTTGGTACAATGGTGGTATGGGCATAATGCGGTTGCTTTTTTCCTAACTACGCCTTTCCTTGGGTTAATGTATTATTTTGTGCCGAAAGCGGCCAACAGACCTGTATATTCCTATAGGCTTTCTATAGTTCACTTTTGGTCCTTGATATTTATTTATATCTGGGCGGGGCCTCACCACTTACTTTACACAGCGTTGCCAGAATGGGCTCAAAATTTAGGAGTGGCTTTTTCGGTAATGCTTATAGCACCATCTTGGGGTGGGATGATAAACGGACTTTTAACGTTGCGTGGCGCTTGGGATAAAGTTCGCGTTGATCCAGTATTAAAATTTATGGTTGTGGCAATTACCGGCTATGGTATGGCAACTTTTGAGGGGCCCATGCTTTCACTTAAAAACGTAAACGCGATAGCGCACTTTAGCGACTGGATTATAGCTCACGTTCATGTTGGCGCACTCGCTTGGAACGGATTTTTGACCTTTGGTATGATCTATTGGTTGGTACCGCGCCTATTCAAAACAAAATTGTATTCCATTAAATTAGCGAACGCCCATTTTTGGATAGGAACTTTAGGTATCATAATGTATGCACTGCCTATGTACGTTGCAGGTTTTATGCAAGCATCAATGTGGAACCAGTTTAATCCAGATGGAACATTAACCTATGGAAATTTCCTAGAAACGGTTACGGAAATCATCCCTATGTATTGGATGCGCGCCATTGGTGGCAGTCTGTATATTACTGGAGCGTTTATAGCACTTTATAACGTAGTGATGACTGCGCGCAGGGGTAGTAAGGTCACCGATGAACTTGCCGAAGCAGCACCATTAACACCTGTAACCAAAAGGCAAACTTCAGGGGAAGGTTACCACACTTGGTTGGAGCGAAGACCTATCAAATTGACTATTTATGCAACTATTGCAATTCTAATTGGAGGGGCTGTGCAGATTATTCCATCCTTAATGGTGGACGATTACGTTCCCGTAATTTCAAGTGTGAAACCTTATACACCTTTGGAATTGGAAGGACGCGATATATATATTCGTGAAGGCTGCGTAGGCTGCCACTCTCAGATGATTCGTCCTTTTAGGAGTGAAGTGGAACGCTATGGCGAGTATTCAAAATCTGGAGAATATGTGTATGACCATCCATTCCTTTGGGGAAGTAAACGTACAGGGCCTGACTTACACCGAGTGGGAGGAAAATATTCCGATAACTGGCACTTAAACCATATGTACGACCCACAGAGTACTTCATCAGGTTCTATAATGCCTTCCTATAAATGGTTGATAAATACAGAATTGGATAAATCAGATACCGAGACAAAAATGCGCGCCATGGTTAGTTTGGGAGTGCCCTATACAGAAGAGGAAATAGCCCGTGCGCAAGAATGGATGGATGAGCAAGGAACCCAAATTGAGAAAAACCTTTACAGCGATCCCGACTTTGTAAGTACGTATGAAGCAAGTAAAAAATATGCAGAGGAAAATGGAGAGGATTTTATTGAAATGAAAGATCGTGAAATTGTAGCGGTTATAGCTTATTTGCAACGATTGGGTACAGATATTAAAGTACAAACCACCGAAGATGCTTCGGCCAAAAACGAATAG
- a CDS encoding CcoQ/FixQ family Cbb3-type cytochrome c oxidase assembly chaperone, which produces MLKFVKGNLENIDNVQIYPMISLLIFFVFFVVLFYWVITAKKEHIKEVSNIPLEDDTNHQNEKIL; this is translated from the coding sequence ATGTTGAAATTTGTAAAAGGAAACCTCGAGAACATAGATAACGTTCAAATATATCCAATGATTTCTTTATTGATATTCTTCGTATTTTTTGTGGTGCTTTTTTATTGGGTAATCACCGCCAAAAAAGAACATATCAAAGAAGTGAGCAATATTCCATTGGAAGACGATACTAACCACCAAAACGAAAAAATACTATGA
- a CDS encoding cbb3-type cytochrome c oxidase N-terminal domain-containing protein, whose translation MKTTASFLRVIGFAILAFFLLELTIGSGEQWAIIKYPIIWAVLAMLLFFAIALETIAAALQRILFGGLNPEAKERYLAAEKLREQNRFGWFKRKYSEMLGAKPVETEQEIVLDHNYDGIRELDNKLPPWWVYMFYATIIFAVVYLVRYHIFDGTDQREEYEIEIAQAKAEVEEYKKNNKDLIDANTVELLTDASDIEAGKSIFVANCVACHKDSGGGGIGPNLTDDYWILGGGIKNIFHTISEGGRAGKGMISWKTDLKPSEMAQVASYVMTLHGTNPVDGKEPEGEVWVDENAPVDNVEVKVIDSTTIKIEMNNEPVVDDLRAEGK comes from the coding sequence ATGAAAACCACAGCATCATTTTTAAGGGTTATCGGTTTTGCGATACTAGCCTTCTTTCTCTTAGAGCTTACCATTGGTTCCGGTGAACAGTGGGCCATAATAAAATACCCGATCATTTGGGCTGTTTTGGCAATGTTGCTTTTTTTCGCCATAGCTTTAGAAACTATCGCTGCAGCTTTACAGCGTATTCTCTTCGGTGGGCTGAATCCCGAAGCGAAAGAGCGCTACCTAGCTGCTGAAAAGCTAAGAGAACAAAACCGTTTCGGATGGTTTAAAAGAAAATATAGCGAAATGCTCGGCGCAAAACCTGTTGAAACAGAACAGGAAATTGTTTTGGATCACAATTATGACGGCATCCGGGAATTGGACAACAAACTTCCACCTTGGTGGGTATATATGTTCTATGCAACTATAATCTTCGCCGTTGTGTATTTGGTGCGCTATCACATTTTTGACGGTACAGATCAAAGAGAGGAATATGAAATAGAAATAGCACAGGCAAAAGCAGAGGTTGAAGAATATAAAAAGAATAACAAAGATTTAATTGATGCCAATACAGTGGAACTACTTACCGATGCTAGCGATATTGAAGCCGGAAAGAGCATTTTTGTCGCAAACTGTGTAGCCTGCCATAAAGATAGCGGTGGAGGAGGTATCGGGCCTAATCTCACAGACGATTATTGGATATTGGGCGGGGGAATCAAAAATATTTTTCACACTATAAGTGAAGGAGGCCGAGCCGGAAAAGGAATGATTTCATGGAAAACAGACCTAAAACCTAGCGAGATGGCCCAAGTAGCAAGTTATGTTATGACACTCCACGGTACCAACCCTGTAGATGGTAAGGAACCTGAAGGAGAGGTGTGGGTAGATGAAAATGCGCCAGTGGACAATGTGGAAGTAAAAGTAATAGACTCTACCACAATTAAAATTGAAATGAACAATGAGCCCGTCGTAGACGATCTTCGAGCAGAAGGGAAGTAA
- the ccoG gene encoding cytochrome c oxidase accessory protein CcoG has product MDTPENERFRDSIGTINEEGKRAWVYPKKPSGKLYEYRKYVSYFLLAFLFAAPFVKINGNQFLLFNVLERRFNIFGFPFWPQDFYLFVIMMVIGVVFIIFFTAAFGRIFCGWICPQTIFMEMVFRRIEYWIDGDRGAQIRLSKQAWNAEKIRKRVLKWFIFFVISFLIANIFLAYLIGSDRLIQYVIEGPLGHISTLISLLIFTGVFYFIFAWFREQVCIIACPYGRLQGVLLDNKSIVVAYDHKRGEKEVGRAKFKKNEDREATGKGDCIDCFQCVHVCPTGIDIRNGTQLECVNCTACIDACDSIMEAVNLPKGLIRYASEENIEKKAKFKFTPRLKGYTAVLVILIGVLTGLLFLRSDVEANVLRLPGQLYEHKENNIISNVFTYKLLNKTTRDIENIHFKLKSHKGTIHTVKQGELVVPAQGLAEGTLFIEINNAALTGDKNRVVIEVYSNGALIETTSVTFLGPRNYN; this is encoded by the coding sequence TTGGATACTCCCGAAAACGAACGGTTTAGAGACAGCATCGGTACAATTAACGAAGAAGGTAAAAGAGCTTGGGTTTATCCCAAAAAACCTTCCGGCAAACTGTATGAATACAGAAAATATGTAAGTTACTTTCTGCTTGCTTTTCTGTTTGCTGCTCCGTTCGTGAAAATTAATGGAAACCAGTTCCTGCTCTTTAATGTTTTGGAGCGCCGTTTCAATATTTTTGGATTCCCCTTTTGGCCCCAGGACTTTTATTTGTTTGTTATAATGATGGTGATTGGGGTAGTTTTCATCATATTTTTCACTGCGGCTTTTGGAAGAATCTTTTGTGGATGGATTTGTCCACAGACTATTTTTATGGAAATGGTTTTCCGCAGGATTGAATATTGGATTGATGGGGATAGGGGAGCACAGATACGTTTAAGCAAACAAGCGTGGAATGCTGAAAAAATTAGAAAGCGAGTATTAAAGTGGTTTATATTCTTTGTAATCTCTTTTTTAATTGCAAATATATTCCTTGCGTATTTAATAGGAAGTGACCGCCTCATACAATATGTTATTGAGGGGCCATTGGGGCACATCAGTACCTTGATTTCCTTGCTGATATTCACTGGCGTGTTCTATTTCATATTTGCTTGGTTCCGCGAACAAGTCTGTATTATAGCCTGCCCTTATGGGAGGTTACAGGGAGTATTGCTGGACAATAAATCTATAGTTGTGGCATACGACCACAAACGTGGCGAAAAAGAAGTGGGGCGTGCCAAATTCAAAAAGAATGAAGATCGTGAAGCTACTGGCAAAGGCGACTGTATAGATTGTTTTCAATGTGTACATGTTTGTCCCACGGGTATTGACATCCGTAACGGTACGCAGTTGGAGTGCGTTAACTGTACCGCTTGTATAGACGCGTGCGATAGCATTATGGAAGCGGTAAATCTGCCAAAAGGATTGATTCGTTACGCAAGTGAGGAGAATATTGAAAAAAAGGCAAAATTCAAATTTACGCCACGCTTAAAGGGGTATACCGCAGTTTTGGTGATATTGATAGGGGTTTTAACGGGTCTTTTATTTTTGAGGAGCGATGTAGAGGCAAATGTGCTGCGTCTTCCGGGACAATTGTATGAGCATAAAGAGAATAACATAATCAGTAATGTTTTCACCTATAAATTGCTTAACAAAACTACGAGGGATATTGAAAATATTCACTTTAAACTTAAGTCGCATAAAGGAACGATTCATACCGTAAAACAAGGTGAACTGGTTGTTCCAGCACAGGGATTGGCCGAAGGAACCCTTTTTATAGAAATTAATAACGCTGCCTTAACGGGCGATAAAAACAGGGTGGTCATAGAAGTGTATAGCAATGGAGCCTTAATAGAAACTACCAGCGTTACCTTTCTTGGGCCAAGAAATTATAATTAA
- a CDS encoding FixH family protein encodes MKINWGTGLVIGMIFFIGFILFFVIKISTDKKYDYDLVTEEYYKKELVFQKEIDDRANSNSLEANIIGKKTEKGWMLTFPENLDYTKITGTVFLYRPSNKNLDFQEPLKLSSNSLVIADERLVAGRWNTIVQWSYEGKDYLYKKEIVY; translated from the coding sequence ATGAAAATAAATTGGGGAACAGGACTAGTGATTGGAATGATATTTTTTATAGGCTTCATTTTATTTTTTGTTATAAAAATAAGTACCGATAAAAAGTACGATTACGATTTGGTAACGGAAGAATATTATAAAAAGGAATTAGTATTTCAAAAAGAAATCGATGACAGAGCAAATTCAAATTCCTTGGAGGCTAACATTATAGGTAAAAAAACTGAGAAAGGCTGGATGCTAACTTTTCCCGAAAACCTTGATTATACCAAGATTACAGGTACTGTGTTTCTTTATAGACCCTCCAATAAAAATCTTGATTTTCAAGAGCCTTTGAAGCTTTCGTCCAACAGCTTAGTAATAGCCGATGAACGTTTGGTTGCCGGCCGATGGAACACTATTGTTCAATGGAGTTATGAAGGAAAAGATTATTTATATAAAAAAGAAATAGTTTATTAA
- a CDS encoding sulfite exporter TauE/SafE family protein, producing the protein MLYTALIFGLMGSFHCVGMCGPIAFLLPVDRSNNLKKVGQISLYHFGRVLAYSIIGFIFGLVGKSLNLFGFQQQLSILIGVLMLAVIFIPQKTFNNHNFSKPIYRIISKVKSALGKELKKKTPDTFLTIGFLNGFLPCGLVYMAVFGAIASGNALEGSLYMAIFGLGTIPLMTSAIYLGNFLNGQVRQRIRRAIPIFVAIIGCLFIVRGMGLGIPYISPKPMTESVDANYNCHTVTSEDKTIFNH; encoded by the coding sequence ATGCTATACACCGCCCTCATATTTGGATTAATGGGAAGTTTCCACTGCGTGGGAATGTGCGGGCCTATTGCTTTCCTATTGCCCGTAGACAGAAGTAATAATCTGAAAAAAGTTGGACAGATTTCACTATATCATTTCGGAAGAGTACTCGCATACAGTATTATAGGATTTATTTTCGGTTTGGTGGGTAAAAGTTTGAATCTTTTCGGCTTTCAGCAACAGCTTTCTATTTTAATTGGTGTTTTAATGCTTGCCGTTATTTTCATTCCGCAGAAAACCTTTAACAATCACAATTTTTCAAAACCTATTTACAGAATCATTTCCAAAGTGAAATCTGCATTGGGAAAAGAACTCAAAAAGAAAACCCCCGATACTTTTTTGACCATTGGTTTCTTAAACGGTTTTTTGCCGTGTGGTTTGGTCTATATGGCGGTTTTTGGAGCCATTGCTTCTGGCAATGCTCTTGAGGGAAGTTTGTATATGGCAATCTTTGGATTGGGAACCATTCCATTGATGACGTCGGCCATTTATCTGGGTAATTTTTTAAACGGGCAGGTACGCCAGCGCATCCGCCGCGCAATTCCCATATTTGTAGCAATTATAGGCTGTCTTTTTATAGTTCGTGGTATGGGTCTGGGCATTCCGTATATTTCACCAAAACCCATGACCGAAAGTGTAGATGCCAATTACAACTGTCACACCGTGACTTCAGAAGATAAAACAATTTTTAACCATTAA
- a CDS encoding SCO family protein has translation MKKFRYLVIAFALGSFFSCNSNSEKNTDTSDSAKVKKAVSEAIPEMSIYNLPSHWTTQNGEEIELKDLEGKVVVMVMIYTTCKAACPRLVADMRNIEKQVPEEKKDDVQYVFVSIDPETDTPERLKAFSKENEMEDDKWLFLRGTEADTREFAAVLAVNYKEISPMDFSHSNIISVFDHHGEMVHQQEGLGVDNKETVQAIIELAK, from the coding sequence ATGAAAAAATTTAGATATTTGGTAATAGCATTTGCTTTGGGGAGCTTTTTTTCCTGCAATAGTAATTCAGAAAAAAATACAGACACCTCTGATTCTGCAAAAGTGAAAAAAGCCGTAAGTGAAGCCATTCCGGAAATGTCTATTTATAATCTTCCCTCCCATTGGACCACTCAAAATGGAGAAGAAATTGAACTGAAAGACCTTGAAGGAAAAGTAGTTGTTATGGTTATGATTTACACAACCTGTAAAGCTGCTTGTCCACGTTTGGTTGCAGATATGCGCAATATTGAAAAACAAGTGCCCGAGGAAAAAAAGGACGATGTACAATATGTTTTTGTAAGCATTGATCCAGAAACCGATACCCCTGAAAGGCTAAAAGCTTTTAGTAAAGAAAATGAAATGGAGGATGATAAATGGCTCTTCCTTCGCGGAACCGAAGCAGATACCCGCGAATTTGCAGCTGTGTTGGCAGTTAATTATAAAGAAATCTCTCCGATGGATTTTTCACATTCAAATATTATAAGTGTTTTTGACCATCATGGTGAAATGGTGCATCAGCAGGAAGGCTTGGGTGTTGACAATAAAGAAACGGTGCAAGCCATCATTGAATTGGCCAAATAA
- a CDS encoding formylglycine-generating enzyme family protein, translating to MALVKGGVYLPLYGAEDQTVKVDPFLMDVYPVSNAEYLKFVKEYPQWKKSNVKTLFADKSYLTNWKNDEAFQGLPNAPVTNVSWFAAKKYCECQGKRLPTMDEWEFAAMANENVQDARRLETYNQFILNWYETPKTFKNPIGETFKNYWGIYDLHGLVWEWTLDFNSVLISGESRKDVDKDSNLFCGSAAIGASDLMNYAAFMRYAFRGSMKARYSSQNLGFRCAKDVEN from the coding sequence ATGGCTTTAGTGAAGGGCGGGGTTTATCTTCCGCTATATGGCGCCGAGGACCAAACTGTAAAGGTTGATCCTTTTCTAATGGATGTATATCCCGTAAGCAATGCCGAATATTTAAAATTCGTGAAAGAATATCCGCAATGGAAAAAAAGCAATGTCAAAACCCTATTTGCCGATAAAAGCTATTTAACAAACTGGAAGAATGACGAAGCTTTTCAAGGCCTTCCAAATGCTCCCGTAACAAATGTTTCCTGGTTTGCAGCAAAAAAATATTGTGAATGTCAAGGCAAACGGCTACCCACAATGGACGAATGGGAGTTTGCTGCTATGGCCAATGAAAATGTGCAGGATGCAAGAAGACTAGAAACCTACAACCAATTCATCCTAAACTGGTACGAAACCCCAAAAACCTTTAAAAACCCTATAGGCGAAACCTTCAAAAATTATTGGGGAATCTACGATCTTCACGGTTTGGTGTGGGAATGGACTTTAGATTTTAATTCGGTATTAATATCGGGAGAATCCCGAAAAGACGTTGACAAAGACTCCAATCTCTTCTGCGGAAGCGCGGCAATAGGAGCTTCAGATTTAATGAATTATGCGGCATTTATGCGCTATGCCTTTCGGGGAAGTATGAAGGCTCGCTATTCTTCACAAAACTTAGGTTTTCGATGTGCGAAGGATGTTGAAAATTAA
- the nirK gene encoding copper-containing nitrite reductase: protein MKLVIKQKLITNMLLGLGAVAFLSGCVNDQSEKKYNDTVEIPVNQEMIAELTSPPNVPTPVGKRMAKKLIVDLEIQEREGEMTNGVKYVYWTFGGTVPGSFIRTRVGDEVEFHLKNHPDNKLPHNIDLHAVNGPGGGAESSFVAPGHEKVFSFKVLNPGLYVYHCATAPVGMHIANGMYGLILVEPEGGLPPVDKEYYIMQGDFYTEGKYGDRGLQAFDMQKAIDEKADYVVFNGSVGAMTGDNAITAKVGEKVRLFVGNGGPNLVSSFHVIGEIFDKVHVEGGDMINENVQTTLIPAGGAAIVEFRVDVPGTFILVDHSIFRAFNKGALAMLKVEGEEDKRIYSGEIRDDIYLPEGGAIQSMPNGTRKEPKEEVKALSLEERMTFGKDQYLATCAACHQADGKGIENAFPPLAKSDYLNADVDRAIDIVLHGKTGEITVNGKKYNSVMTAQALSDEEVANVLTYVYNSWGNSKKEVTPAMVQAVRNK from the coding sequence ATGAAATTAGTTATCAAACAAAAGTTAATTACCAATATGCTGCTGGGCCTTGGCGCGGTTGCTTTTCTTTCGGGCTGTGTAAATGACCAGTCAGAGAAAAAATACAACGATACTGTAGAAATTCCTGTAAATCAAGAAATGATTGCGGAACTTACTTCTCCACCAAATGTGCCTACTCCCGTAGGAAAACGAATGGCCAAAAAACTAATCGTGGACTTGGAAATCCAAGAACGTGAGGGTGAAATGACTAATGGCGTTAAATATGTTTATTGGACTTTTGGCGGAACCGTCCCGGGAAGTTTCATCCGAACCCGCGTGGGCGACGAGGTAGAATTTCACTTAAAGAATCACCCAGACAACAAACTTCCGCATAACATAGATCTTCACGCCGTGAACGGTCCCGGTGGTGGGGCAGAGTCATCTTTTGTAGCTCCCGGCCATGAAAAAGTGTTTTCTTTCAAAGTGCTTAATCCTGGACTGTATGTTTACCACTGTGCTACCGCGCCCGTGGGAATGCACATTGCCAACGGCATGTACGGGCTTATTTTGGTAGAGCCGGAAGGTGGTTTGCCTCCAGTGGACAAAGAATATTACATCATGCAAGGTGATTTCTATACCGAAGGCAAATATGGCGATCGTGGCTTACAAGCCTTCGATATGCAGAAAGCCATTGATGAAAAGGCAGATTATGTAGTCTTTAATGGAAGTGTTGGAGCAATGACTGGCGACAATGCCATTACTGCAAAAGTGGGTGAAAAAGTACGTCTCTTCGTTGGAAACGGTGGGCCAAACTTAGTCTCCTCATTCCACGTTATTGGTGAAATTTTTGACAAAGTTCACGTGGAAGGCGGTGATATGATCAATGAAAATGTACAAACAACATTAATTCCTGCAGGTGGTGCAGCAATTGTGGAGTTTCGTGTAGATGTTCCCGGAACCTTTATACTTGTAGACCACTCTATTTTCAGAGCGTTCAATAAAGGTGCTTTGGCAATGCTAAAAGTAGAAGGCGAAGAAGACAAGCGCATCTATTCTGGTGAAATCCGCGATGATATTTATCTTCCTGAAGGTGGAGCAATACAGTCTATGCCCAACGGTACGAGAAAAGAACCAAAAGAAGAGGTGAAAGCTTTAAGCCTTGAAGAACGTATGACCTTTGGAAAGGATCAATATTTAGCTACTTGCGCAGCCTGTCACCAAGCTGATGGAAAAGGGATTGAGAACGCTTTTCCTCCTTTGGCAAAATCTGATTATCTAAATGCCGATGTGGACAGAGCAATCGATATTGTATTGCACGGTAAAACCGGTGAAATAACTGTAAACGGTAAAAAGTATAACAGCGTTATGACAGCACAGGCGCTTAGTGATGAAGAAGTAGCAAATGTACTGACCTATGTTTATAACAGTTGGGGAAATTCTAAAAAAGAAGTTACCCCAGCAATGGTTCAAGCCGTTAGAAACAAATAA
- a CDS encoding alginate export family protein, with amino-acid sequence MFAPKYVFLVILILTVTNIYSQFTLDAELRPRFEYRHGYKNLFPDNTEPAAFVSQRTRLNFSYKTEKLHFYLSPQDVRVWGDVPQLNVADENGFSLHQAWADVVMVPDLSLKIGRQEIVYDDQRFFGNVGWAQQGRSHDAAILKYEPSFLKLHFGAAYNQDGEALTGNILKTNTYKSLQYVWLDKDWEKLSASFLFLNNGLQYIDETDKSKNDTRYSQTAGLHLNANLSKFNFASNLYYQFGNDVANNDLSAYLLSLEANYSALENLRIGIGAELQSGNDYGAPANGENKAFNPLYGTNHKFNGFMDYFYVGNHINNVGLVDFYGNVKYAFTKKSNVYLALHQFFAAAEIDDNTSKVLGFEVDLVTSFKTSNFTGIQAGYSHFFISKGIEILKNNFDGNTNNWAWVMVTIDPALFTWKKPEIENNNQ; translated from the coding sequence ATGTTCGCCCCAAAATATGTTTTCTTGGTAATTCTTATTCTTACAGTTACTAACATATATTCACAGTTTACATTAGATGCAGAGCTTCGCCCACGTTTTGAATATCGCCACGGCTACAAAAATCTTTTTCCAGATAATACAGAGCCTGCTGCCTTTGTTTCGCAACGCACAAGATTAAACTTCAGTTACAAGACCGAAAAGCTTCATTTTTATTTAAGTCCTCAGGATGTAAGGGTTTGGGGCGATGTTCCGCAGCTAAATGTAGCAGACGAAAACGGATTTTCGTTGCATCAAGCTTGGGCAGATGTTGTAATGGTTCCAGACCTTTCCTTAAAAATTGGACGTCAGGAAATTGTTTACGACGACCAGCGTTTCTTCGGAAATGTAGGCTGGGCGCAACAAGGAAGAAGCCACGATGCTGCTATTTTAAAATACGAACCCAGCTTTTTGAAGCTACATTTCGGAGCTGCATACAACCAAGATGGAGAAGCATTGACTGGAAATATCCTTAAAACAAATACCTATAAAAGCCTTCAATATGTTTGGCTTGACAAGGATTGGGAAAAATTATCAGCAAGTTTTCTCTTTTTGAACAACGGTTTGCAATATATTGATGAAACCGACAAATCAAAAAACGATACGCGCTATAGTCAAACCGCAGGACTTCATTTAAACGCGAATTTGAGTAAATTCAACTTTGCTTCAAATCTCTACTATCAATTCGGGAATGACGTGGCAAATAATGATTTAAGCGCCTACCTTCTTTCATTGGAGGCGAATTATTCTGCTTTGGAAAATCTACGCATTGGCATAGGTGCCGAACTGCAAAGCGGAAATGATTATGGCGCCCCTGCCAATGGAGAAAACAAAGCCTTTAACCCACTTTATGGAACCAATCACAAGTTTAATGGGTTTATGGATTATTTCTATGTAGGCAATCATATTAACAATGTGGGCTTAGTAGATTTTTATGGAAATGTAAAATATGCCTTCACTAAAAAATCAAACGTTTATTTGGCGCTTCATCAATTTTTCGCTGCCGCGGAAATAGATGACAATACTTCAAAAGTTTTGGGTTTTGAAGTAGATTTAGTAACTTCGTTCAAAACGAGCAATTTTACAGGTATTCAGGCAGGATATTCACACTTTTTTATTTCAAAAGGAATTGAAATCCTGAAAAATAATTTTGATGGAAATACAAATAATTGGGCATGGGTAATGGTGACGATAGACCCTGCTTTATTTACTTGGAAAAAACCAGAAATTGAAAATAATAACCAATAA